A stretch of the Streptomyces venezuelae genome encodes the following:
- a CDS encoding YcaO-like family protein: MTGNPGVAETVTGRLADAGLHLIRHVGRDRPRVETVPSCISYTAHLAADPALGPAAVDTVTGGAALGDAEQARRAAVGEAVERYCANLVPDDLPTASHIRWSASGRTAVDPAEFALYSPRQYARRGFPFVPMTRDLPIAWTPGRDLGSGSETWVPASLCYVNYFRGARRAQPPTNYPVLAGTAAGTSPEEARLAALREVLERDAVTLWWLSGSPAAPLDIPYDGGDGALATALAEAAASGLRVTLLRIPSTLDVVVAGAFIEDPARGIAAFGSACRSTARAAAAKALTEAVGTHGTSLELLDHSSDFWTAVRQGRVDHRPYRPYRSDRAYRDDFRADWRDVNDVGLHLQLYLDPRMQDARLDRLRAPRPLRGTRQPAAAGPADLGGYLRLLHAQGLRAIAVDLTPPPVRAAGLHVARVLVPGLSCNAPAAFPFLGGRRLYREPAARGWIPRPPVPTALVLDPLPFS; encoded by the coding sequence GTGACCGGGAACCCGGGTGTCGCCGAGACCGTCACCGGTCGTCTCGCGGACGCCGGACTGCACCTGATCCGCCACGTCGGCCGGGACCGTCCGCGCGTGGAGACGGTGCCGAGCTGTATCTCCTACACCGCCCACCTCGCGGCGGACCCCGCACTCGGCCCGGCCGCGGTCGACACCGTCACCGGCGGTGCGGCACTCGGCGACGCCGAGCAGGCCCGGCGTGCGGCCGTGGGCGAGGCGGTCGAGCGGTACTGCGCCAACCTGGTCCCGGACGACCTGCCGACGGCCAGTCACATCCGGTGGTCCGCCTCCGGCCGCACGGCCGTGGATCCCGCCGAGTTCGCCCTGTACTCGCCCCGCCAGTACGCCCGCCGGGGCTTCCCGTTCGTCCCGATGACCCGCGATCTGCCGATCGCCTGGACGCCCGGCCGGGACCTGGGCAGCGGCTCGGAAACCTGGGTGCCCGCGTCCCTGTGCTACGTCAACTACTTCCGCGGTGCGCGCAGGGCGCAGCCGCCCACCAACTACCCGGTCCTCGCGGGCACGGCGGCCGGGACCAGCCCGGAGGAGGCCCGGCTGGCCGCGCTACGGGAGGTGCTGGAGCGCGATGCGGTGACCCTGTGGTGGCTCAGCGGCTCGCCCGCCGCCCCTCTGGACATCCCGTACGACGGCGGCGACGGCGCCCTCGCGACCGCGCTGGCGGAGGCCGCGGCCTCGGGACTGCGCGTGACCCTGCTGCGCATCCCCTCCACCCTGGACGTGGTCGTCGCCGGCGCCTTCATCGAGGATCCCGCCCGGGGCATCGCGGCCTTCGGCAGCGCCTGCCGCAGCACCGCCCGGGCAGCCGCCGCCAAGGCGCTGACCGAGGCGGTCGGCACGCACGGGACCTCCCTGGAACTCCTCGACCACAGCAGCGACTTCTGGACCGCGGTCCGTCAGGGGCGGGTGGACCACCGGCCCTACCGGCCGTACCGCAGCGACCGCGCCTACCGGGACGACTTCCGCGCCGACTGGCGGGACGTCAACGACGTCGGCCTCCATCTCCAGCTGTACCTGGACCCGCGCATGCAGGATGCCCGGCTGGACCGGCTCCGCGCCCCGCGCCCGCTGCGCGGAACGCGGCAGCCGGCCGCGGCCGGTCCGGCGGACCTCGGCGGGTACCTCCGCCTCCTCCACGCCCAGGGCCTGCGGGCCATCGCCGTGGATCTCACACCCCCGCCGGTACGGGCGGCCGGGCTGCACGTCGCCCGCGTCCTGGTGCCGGGGCTCTCCTGCAACGCCCCGGCCGCCTTCCCCTTCCTGGGCGGCCGGCGGCTGTACCGGGAGCCGGCCGCCCGCGGCTGGATCCCCCGGCCACCCGTGCCGACCGCCCTGGTCCTCGACCCGCTTCCGTTCTCCTGA
- a CDS encoding ABC transporter ATP-binding protein: MNTLRTPSTPTTRPAHGAGRLDAEGVSVVVNGRTLVHEASLNVAPGEVVGLVGPNGAGKSTLLRTFYRALRPTAGRVLLDGEDVWRMPGKRLARRLAAVLQETSGDFELTVYDVVAMGRTPHKRAFAGDDAEDRDIIMRSLAELRVDALAQAPFDHLSGGEKQRVLIARALAQCTGTMVLDEPTNHLDLRHQLDALRLVRGLGVTAVVALHDLNLAAAFSDRICVMAGGRVVATGKPAEVLTAPLLSEVYEVEAEVIEHPRTGVPFVSVLPGRERAVGAALEGGEPAVPQD; this comes from the coding sequence ATGAACACGCTGCGCACGCCGAGCACGCCGACCACGCGGCCGGCCCACGGCGCCGGCCGTCTCGACGCCGAGGGCGTCAGCGTGGTGGTGAACGGCAGGACCCTGGTCCACGAGGCATCGCTGAACGTGGCGCCCGGTGAGGTGGTGGGGCTGGTCGGCCCCAACGGCGCCGGCAAGTCCACCCTGCTCCGTACGTTCTACCGGGCGCTGCGGCCCACGGCGGGCCGGGTCCTGCTCGACGGCGAGGACGTGTGGCGGATGCCGGGCAAACGGCTCGCCCGGCGGCTCGCGGCCGTCCTGCAGGAGACCTCCGGGGACTTCGAGCTGACCGTGTACGACGTGGTGGCCATGGGCCGCACCCCGCACAAGCGGGCCTTCGCGGGGGACGATGCGGAGGACCGGGACATCATCATGCGGTCGCTGGCGGAACTCCGCGTGGATGCGCTCGCCCAAGCGCCGTTCGACCATCTGTCGGGCGGGGAGAAGCAGCGGGTCCTGATCGCCCGCGCGCTCGCCCAGTGCACGGGGACCATGGTCCTGGACGAGCCGACCAACCACCTGGACCTGCGCCACCAGCTCGACGCCCTGAGGCTGGTGCGCGGGCTCGGAGTGACCGCGGTCGTCGCGCTGCACGACCTGAACCTCGCGGCGGCCTTCTCCGACCGGATCTGCGTCATGGCCGGTGGCCGCGTGGTCGCCACCGGCAAGCCGGCGGAGGTCCTGACGGCCCCGCTGCTGTCCGAGGTGTACGAGGTCGAGGCCGAGGTCATCGAGCACCCGCGCACCGGGGTGCCCTTCGTCAGCGTCCTGCCTGGCCGTGAACGGGCCGTCGGCGCGGCACTGGAGGGGGGAGAACCGGCCGTTCCACAGGACTGA
- a CDS encoding FecCD family ABC transporter permease: protein MTKLRTETRPGPARRPGLPYGLVLACLGALVVCAATAGIAAGSISVPADQVWGILLHRVHPALAEPTWSPVRETIVIDVRLPRVLLAGVVGAGLSVAGMALQALVRNPLADPMLLGVSSGASVGAVLVLVLNLTAFGLFTLPVAAFCGALAALIAVYFLARSGGRMTTVRLVLAGVAMAEVLSALASFLIVTSNDPHKTQSALRWMLGGLAGTTWTTVWIPAGAVLLGTAVLLGVCRPLNLLLAGEEAAASLGLDVHRFRGALFTLVALMIGTIVAVSGQIGFVGLIMPHVVRLLVGADHRRALPAAALLGAAFLIAADLAARTFMSPEEIPVGILTALVGGPFFLWLMRRKGAR, encoded by the coding sequence ATGACCAAGCTCCGCACGGAGACCCGGCCCGGCCCGGCGCGGCGTCCCGGGCTCCCCTACGGCCTGGTGCTGGCATGCCTCGGCGCCCTGGTGGTCTGCGCCGCCACGGCCGGCATCGCGGCGGGCTCGATCAGCGTGCCGGCCGACCAGGTGTGGGGCATCCTGCTGCACCGCGTGCACCCGGCCCTCGCCGAGCCGACCTGGAGCCCGGTGCGCGAGACGATCGTCATCGACGTCCGGCTGCCCCGGGTGCTGCTGGCCGGTGTGGTGGGCGCGGGTCTGTCGGTGGCCGGGATGGCGCTCCAGGCGCTGGTCCGCAATCCGCTGGCCGACCCGATGCTGCTGGGAGTGTCCTCGGGTGCGTCGGTCGGGGCGGTGCTCGTCCTGGTCCTGAACCTGACCGCGTTCGGGTTGTTCACCCTGCCGGTCGCCGCGTTCTGCGGCGCCCTGGCCGCCCTGATCGCCGTCTACTTCCTGGCCCGTTCGGGCGGCAGGATGACGACCGTACGGCTGGTCCTGGCGGGTGTGGCCATGGCCGAAGTGCTGTCGGCGCTGGCCAGCTTCCTGATCGTCACCTCCAACGACCCGCACAAGACGCAGTCCGCGCTGCGCTGGATGCTGGGCGGCCTGGCCGGCACCACCTGGACCACGGTGTGGATTCCGGCGGGTGCCGTACTGCTCGGCACCGCCGTGCTCCTCGGTGTCTGCCGTCCGCTCAACCTCCTGCTGGCCGGGGAGGAGGCCGCCGCCTCCCTCGGTCTGGACGTCCACCGGTTCCGCGGCGCCCTGTTCACGCTGGTCGCCCTGATGATCGGCACGATCGTCGCGGTCAGCGGCCAGATCGGCTTCGTCGGGCTGATCATGCCGCATGTGGTGCGGCTGCTCGTGGGCGCCGACCACCGCCGCGCGCTGCCCGCCGCGGCCCTGCTGGGGGCGGCCTTCCTGATCGCCGCCGACCTGGCCGCCCGTACGTTCATGAGCCCGGAGGAGATCCCCGTGGGCATCCTCACCGCCCTCGTCGGCGGCCCCTTCTTCCTCTGGCTGATGCGACGCAAGGGAGCCCGATGA
- a CDS encoding ABC transporter substrate-binding protein translates to MPRNHPKSVLSAFAMALLISGCGGTTPSAGPSAGATAKGFPVTVENCGVKSTYQRPPQRAVSLNQHATEVLLALGLEKSMAGTGYLDDRILPEYQAAYDSVKVISKEYPSFEALLETEPDFVYGGWSSTFDEKEGRSRAAFTKAGINTHLNTEECPTGPVTVASMDEEIRTLAKIFGVPERAEERLTKLHATLDTVESRLTGVTPVKLFVYDSGDKTAFTAGGKGIGNEMIRRAGGVNLFADLDKAFGDVSFEQVAQRAPEAIVIYDYGDQSVEDKKKFLLANPALKDVPAIRNQRFAVLPLSSTVLGVRMPSAVESLAKQLHPERLR, encoded by the coding sequence ATGCCCCGCAACCACCCGAAATCCGTGCTGTCCGCGTTCGCCATGGCCCTGCTCATATCCGGCTGCGGCGGCACCACGCCCTCCGCCGGCCCGTCAGCGGGCGCAACCGCCAAGGGCTTTCCGGTCACGGTCGAGAACTGCGGGGTGAAGTCCACCTACCAGCGTCCGCCGCAGCGCGCCGTCTCACTGAACCAGCACGCCACCGAGGTCCTGCTCGCGCTCGGCCTGGAGAAGTCGATGGCGGGCACGGGCTATCTCGACGACCGGATCCTCCCCGAGTACCAGGCCGCCTACGACAGCGTGAAGGTCATCTCCAAGGAGTACCCCTCCTTCGAGGCACTCCTCGAGACCGAGCCCGACTTCGTCTACGGCGGGTGGTCCTCCACCTTCGACGAGAAGGAGGGCCGCAGCCGGGCCGCCTTCACCAAGGCCGGGATCAACACCCACCTCAACACCGAGGAGTGCCCCACCGGCCCGGTCACGGTGGCCTCCATGGACGAGGAGATCCGTACCCTCGCCAAGATCTTCGGGGTGCCCGAGCGGGCCGAGGAACGGCTGACGAAGCTGCACGCCACCCTGGACACGGTCGAGAGCCGGCTCACCGGCGTCACCCCGGTCAAGCTCTTCGTGTACGACAGCGGCGACAAGACGGCGTTCACCGCGGGCGGCAAGGGCATCGGCAACGAGATGATCCGGCGGGCCGGCGGGGTGAACCTCTTCGCCGACCTCGACAAGGCCTTCGGCGACGTGTCCTTCGAGCAGGTGGCGCAGCGCGCCCCCGAGGCCATCGTCATCTACGACTACGGCGACCAGTCCGTCGAGGACAAGAAGAAGTTCCTGCTCGCCAACCCGGCACTCAAGGACGTCCCCGCCATCAGGAACCAGCGGTTCGCGGTGCTGCCGCTGTCCTCCACCGTGCTCGGCGTCCGGATGCCGTCGGCCGTGGAGTCCCTGGCGAAGCAGCTCCACCCGGAACGTCTCCGGTGA
- a CDS encoding PP2C family protein-serine/threonine phosphatase has product MRGHRPEPPDSGQELLVALGQLVDQALERVEYQRARAELAVALQRHMLPPELPELPGLRLAARYAPSRGGLEVGGDWYDAFVMYDGSLGLTVGDVQGHDVEAIAFMGQVRTSLRALAQGTSDPREVLARANDLLIAMGFGLFATCCFLRFDPVSRDLTVSRAGHVPMVWATAGGGHGIALDRGGPPLGIVPGERYPATHRRLTEAGVLVLLTDGVVEGPHYPMESGLAEVARLVRAGFDADPDVLASAVVKVADLTGHRDDAAVLVVRYDGPQEPG; this is encoded by the coding sequence ATGCGCGGACACCGTCCTGAGCCGCCCGACAGTGGGCAGGAGCTTCTGGTCGCCCTGGGGCAGCTCGTCGATCAGGCCCTGGAACGGGTGGAGTACCAGCGGGCCAGGGCCGAGCTGGCCGTGGCATTGCAGCGCCATATGCTCCCGCCCGAGCTGCCGGAACTCCCCGGACTGCGGCTGGCCGCCCGGTACGCGCCGTCCCGAGGCGGTCTGGAGGTCGGCGGCGACTGGTACGACGCCTTCGTCATGTACGACGGGTCACTGGGGCTCACGGTCGGCGACGTGCAGGGCCACGATGTGGAGGCCATCGCCTTCATGGGGCAGGTGAGGACCAGCCTGCGCGCTCTCGCACAGGGGACCAGCGACCCCCGGGAGGTACTGGCCCGCGCCAACGACCTGCTGATCGCCATGGGCTTCGGCCTCTTCGCGACCTGCTGCTTCCTCCGTTTCGACCCGGTCAGCCGCGATCTCACGGTTTCCCGGGCCGGCCATGTCCCGATGGTCTGGGCCACCGCCGGAGGCGGCCACGGCATCGCACTCGACCGTGGCGGGCCACCGCTCGGCATCGTGCCGGGTGAGCGGTATCCGGCGACCCACCGGCGGCTGACGGAGGCGGGGGTGCTGGTGCTGCTCACCGACGGAGTGGTGGAGGGCCCGCACTACCCGATGGAGTCCGGTCTGGCCGAAGTGGCCAGACTCGTACGCGCGGGATTCGACGCCGATCCCGACGTGCTGGCCTCCGCCGTCGTCAAAGTGGCCGACCTGACGGGACACCGCGACGATGCCGCAGTCCTCGTCGTCCGCTACGACGGCCCGCAGGAGCCGGGCTGA
- a CDS encoding MASE1 domain-containing protein: MRSAERTGRIGSTALRILAVAAAYYGAAQIGLLYQLVRDQVTPLWPPTGVALAGLLTMGLRVWPGIALGAFLVNVSLGPSLLSVLAITAGNTLAPVCAALMLRRAGFRNELDRLRDVLALVFLGALTGMLISSTIGSGVLVLSGAVDAGDFWPTWSVWWTGDAMGILVVTPFLLVLRTARWPARAGPGRWLEAAALAFGTVFTTLVATRTPESSLLFLVSPFLIWAAIRFRLAGAAPCALVVSTLAIQAAAADKGPFAGEDVFADMVTLQAFNGTTALTALLLAAVITERDATHEEIKRVCARLAEMVSRMEPGPDSHEHPPENHPPP, from the coding sequence GTGCGCAGTGCAGAGAGGACGGGTCGTATCGGGTCCACCGCTCTGCGCATCCTCGCCGTCGCAGCCGCCTACTACGGGGCCGCACAGATCGGCCTCCTCTACCAGCTGGTGCGCGACCAGGTCACCCCCCTGTGGCCGCCGACCGGCGTCGCGCTGGCCGGGCTGCTCACCATGGGGCTGCGCGTCTGGCCGGGCATCGCCCTGGGTGCATTCCTGGTCAATGTGTCCCTCGGGCCCTCGCTGCTCTCCGTACTGGCCATCACCGCGGGCAACACCCTCGCGCCGGTCTGTGCCGCTCTGATGCTGCGCAGAGCCGGGTTCAGGAACGAGCTGGACCGCCTCCGGGACGTACTGGCACTGGTCTTCCTCGGCGCGCTCACCGGGATGCTGATCAGTTCCACCATCGGCAGCGGCGTCCTGGTCCTCTCCGGGGCAGTGGACGCGGGCGACTTCTGGCCGACCTGGTCGGTGTGGTGGACCGGTGACGCCATGGGGATCCTGGTCGTCACACCCTTCCTGCTCGTGCTGCGCACGGCCCGGTGGCCTGCGCGCGCAGGGCCCGGCCGCTGGCTCGAGGCGGCGGCACTGGCTTTCGGCACGGTCTTCACCACGCTCGTGGCGACGCGCACCCCCGAGTCGAGCCTGCTCTTCCTCGTCTCGCCGTTCCTGATCTGGGCGGCCATCCGCTTCCGGCTGGCCGGCGCAGCGCCGTGCGCGCTCGTCGTGTCGACGCTGGCGATTCAGGCTGCCGCCGCCGACAAGGGGCCGTTCGCCGGCGAGGACGTCTTCGCCGACATGGTCACGCTCCAGGCCTTCAACGGCACGACCGCCCTGACCGCCCTTCTCCTCGCGGCCGTCATCACCGAACGCGACGCGACGCACGAGGAGATCAAACGGGTCTGCGCCCGGCTCGCGGAGATGGTGAGCCGCATGGAGCCGGGACCCGATTCGCACGAGCACCCGCCCGAGAACCACCCGCCCCCATGA